In one window of Chanodichthys erythropterus isolate Z2021 chromosome 23, ASM2448905v1, whole genome shotgun sequence DNA:
- the ttc21a gene encoding tetratricopeptide repeat protein 21A, which translates to MSENDQTCLPLIIYYMREKCFRHAINTAVRNLMLYNNDPVLRFFKAFATLMEGHIQEALRELVQLKDHPHLSLCSTVALVCAHKRCETIDQEAVNELNSDLKLSASTAGDRALYYAALLYWMLELNHKARTCIKRMLKLSDTSPEGLILKGWIELTSDTEENRRQAIRYFDSGVQDTGNLFGLMGKIEFFMAKQNEKCALDIANQIIVSHPDFSPALVMKMKVFMSMRDWDQTEEVAQRVLERDGRDLKALQMMTVIAAAKDGNMEMVKERLQALMSAVEMSEPRNPSLHLEITAPISRLVRDRFQFNLLKARALLRSGDLKNAIQCLNITMNMPGVRRPSEGPQSSVSSSERVSVFLELTEALRLDGQQHEATKVLQDAILLFKGTPEETRVMLANVDLALGRDDVDAAVSILHNILPAGSTYIQAREKMAHIYLERRRNKKLYIACYREISEQLPGPHTSILLADAFMKIHQPEEAVKIYQEVEKMAPKVTLAKKIGHALVKAHEYDKAVSYYETALKTDALDCVLSVELSELLLKLKRLEEAQQVLEKALEHEPTTALTTMMNDVKVLRVLVKVLRARNESALEVLQKAHDLQQKVVCRVTNEHSAELEEQRKLLASICCDWAQEFHLNHDLEMAKQHYTDALNHSPDNEEITFHLAQLHYEHQKLDYSEELCVKILQLHQNHTAASMLMADALFWKNQKGEAVEIYARIMERNPDNFHAMAKFLHILRRMGNLDEIQSVFKACEKFCPLSVREPGFNYCKGFYFWHTYQVKEALTHLNKARGDTDWGEPAVELMVQICLNPDKDVFGGEVLDKGQKDMSSESETEMRLSTAQNLLTMFRPRSKSEQDKARLLSNLCRIYSKEAKQVERAVLELTDMMSENVMLEASLLAMAQGFLQLKQIPRARNFLKRLTRMEWNDANADYLENACLLLADMYINMGKYAQVDKLLDSCIRHNESCSKAYEYHGFMMENEQRYIDAALQYELAWKYSNRVDPAIGFRLAFNCLKCKNYTQAVDVCRQVLQQHPDYPQIHSEVLTRAQLSLRP; encoded by the exons ATGTCAGAAAACGATCAAACGTGTTTG CcgttaattatatattatatgagGGAGAAATGCTTCAGACACGCCATAAACACAGCTGTGAGGAATTTAATGTTGTATAATAATGACCCAGTGCTCCGGTTCTTCAAAGCTTTCGCAACTCTGATGGAAG GTCACATTCAAGAGGCTTTGCGAGAGCTCGTCCAGCTGAAAGATCATCCACACCTGTCTCTGTGCTCAACAGTGGCTCTCGTTTGCGCACACAAACGTTGTGAAACTATTG ATCAAGAGGCTGTGAATGAGCTGAACTCCGACCTGAAGCTGTCTGCATCCACAGCCGGTGATAGAGCATTGTATTACGCAGCGCTGCTTTACTGGATGCTGGAGCTGAACCACAAAGCCAGAACATGCATCAAGAGGATGCTGAAACTCTCTGATACGTCACCAGAG GGGCTTATTCTCAAGGGCTGGATTGAGTTGACCTCGGACACGGAAGAGAACAGACGACAGGCGATACGTTACTTTGACAGCGGCGTTCAGGACACAGGAAATTTATTTGGACTCATGGGAAAG ATTGAGTTCTTCATGGCGAAGCAGAACGAGAAGTGCGCTCTTGACATCGCCAATCAGATCATAGTCTCTCATCCGGATTTCAGCCCGGCGCTCGTCATGAAGATGAAGGTGTTCATGTCAATGCGTGACTGGGATCAAACGGAGGAGGTCGCCCAGAG AGTTCTGGAGAGAGACGGACGTGATCTGAAAGCTCTTCAAATGATGACTGTCATTGCTGCGGCTAAGGATGGAAATATGGAGATG GTTAAAGAGCGTCTTCAAGCTTTAATGAGTGCAGTTGAGATGTCTGAGCCCAGAAATCCCAGCCTGCATCTGGAGATCACAGCACCCATCAGCCGACTG GTTCGAGATCGATTCCAATTCAATCTGCTCAAAGCTCGTGCTCTGCTGAGGTCTGGAGACTTGAAGAACGCCATCCAGTGCCTGAACATCACCATGAACATGCCAGGGGTCCGCAGACCGTCAGAGGGGCCGCAGTCTTCCGTCTCCAGCAGTGAGCGAGTGTCCGTGTTCCTGGAGCTCACAGAGGCCCTGAGACTCGACGGACAGCAG CATGAGGCCACTAAAGTTCTGCAAGACGCCATTCTGCTCTTCAAAGGGACACCAGAGGAGACGCGTGTCATGCTTGCTAATGTGGATCTGGCTTTGGGCAGAGATGATGTGGACGCCGCTGTGTCCATCCTGCATAACATTCTGCCGGCTGGATCAACCTACATCCAAGCCCGAGAGAAGATGGCTCACATTTACCTGGAGAGGAGAAGAAACAAGAAGCTTTACATTGCATGTTACAG AGAAATAAGTGAGCAGCTTCCAGGACCTCATACTAGCATCTTGCTGGCTGATGCCTTCATGAAGATACACCAG CCAGAGGAAGCAGTCAAGATCTACCAAGAAGTAGAGAAGATGGCTCCTAAAGTCACATTAGCCAAGAAAATAGGCCACGCTTTAGTGAAGGCTCATGAATATGACAAG GCGGTGAGCTACTATGAGACGGCGCTGAAGACCGATGCGCTGGACTGTGTTTTGAGTGTTGAGCTGTCCGAACTGCTTCTGAAACTGAAACGATTGGAGGAAGCTCAGCAGGTTCTGGAGAAGGCCTTGGAACATGAACCTA CTACTGCATTGACTACAATGATGAATGATGTAAAAGTTTTACGAGTGTTAGTGAAAGTGCTACGTGCCCGGAACGAGTCTGCTCTGGAGGTCCTGCAAAAG GCGCACGATCTCCAGCAAAAAGTTGTTTGCCGTGTTACAAATGAGCATTCAGCAGAATTAGAGGAACAGAGGAAGTTGTTAGCGTCCATCTGTTGTGACTGGGCTCAAGAGTTTCACCTCAACCACGACCTGGAAATGGCCAAACAACACTATACAGACGCATTAAATCACAGCCCAGACAATGAAGAG ATCACTTTTCATCTGGCTCAGTTACACTATGAGCATCAGAAGCTGGACTATAGCGAGGAACTGTGTGTGAAGATACTGCAGCTCCACCAGAACCACACCGCTGCCTCAATG CTGATGGCTGATGCATTATTTTGGAAGAACCAAAAAGGGGAAGCGGTCGAGATTTATGCTCGTATAATGGAGCGAAACCCAG ACAACTTTCATGCCATGGCCAAGTTTCTACACATTCTGCGCAGGATGGGGAATCTAGACGAGATCCAGTCTGTGTTTAAGGCTTGTGAAAAGTTCTGTCCGCTGTCGGTCAGAGAACCGGGGTTTAATTACTGCAAGGGTTTTTACTTCTG GCACACCTACCAGGTGAAGGAGGCCCTGACACACCTGAACAAGGCCAGAGGAGACACGGACTGGGGAGAACCAGCGGTGGAGCTGATGGTCCAGATCTGCCTGAACCCTGACAAGGATGTTTTTGGAGGAGAGGTTTTAGATAAAGGACAAAAGGACATGAG CAGCGAGTCAGAGACTGAGATGAGACTGAGCACAGCTCAGAATCTACTGACGATGTTTCGCCCGCGCTCGAAATCTGAGCAGGACAAAGCCAGGCTGCTCTCCAACCTCTGTCGGATCTACAGCAAAGAGGCCAAACAGGTGGAGAGAGCCGTGCTGGAGCTCACAGACATGATGTCGGAGAAT GTGATGCTGGAGGCGTCTTTGCTCGCGATGGCTCAAGGTTTCCTTCAGCTTAAGCAGATTCCCAGAGCCAGAAACTTCCTCAAACGCCTCACCAGGATGGAGTGGAACGACGCAAATGCTGATTACCTGGAGAACGCCTGCCTGCTCTTGGCTGACATGTACATAAACATGGGAAAATACGCACAAGTGGACAAACTGCTCGACAGCTGCATACGACACAATGAG TCATGTAGTAAAGCGTACGAGTATCACGGTTTCATGATGGAGAACGAGCAGAGATACATAGATGCAGCGCTGCAGTATGAACTGGCCTGGAAGTACAGCAACAGAGTCGATCCTGCGATCG GATTCCGTCTGGCCTTTAACTGTCTGAAGTGCAAGAACTACACTCAGGCTGTTGACGTGTGTCGTCAG GTTCTGCAGCAGCATCCAGATTACCCACAGATCCACAGCGAGGTTCTGACCCGAGCTCAGCTCTCTCTCCGTCCGTGA
- the cebp1 gene encoding CCAAT/enhancer binding protein (C/EBP) 1: protein MSVSDSSPSSICMFTLHHPSSTSPDGTLPLDSDSTAQMPQMDGGLYGQQMGFPKMPDNRSMEQMMGLGYLPYPSCLNGTNTERGAQQSHGTPQDFSQFLLPAPVSTLRQAGQKRGLSKDSVEYRLRRERNNIAVRKSRDKARRRIQLTQQRALQLQDENHRLQLHIQRLSHEVDALRHYLSQRHLQAKEQDGGGQDNC from the exons ATGTCCGTCTCCGACAGCTCTCCTTCCTCCATCTGTATGTTTACACTCCATCATCCGTCCTCCACCTCTCCGGACGGGACTCTGCCTCTGGACTCCGACTCCACCGCGCAGATGCCTCAGATGGACGGGGGTCTGTACGGCCAGCAGATGGGCTTTCCAAAGATGCCGGACAACCGGAGCATGGAGCAGATGATGGGATTGGGTTACCTGCCGTATCCCTCCTGTCTGAACGGCACGAACACCGAACGAGGAGCGCAGCAGAGTCACGGCACTCCACAG GATTTTTCGCAGTTTCTTCTGCCAGCCCCAGTGTCCACCCTCCGCCAGGCCGGACAGAAGAGAGGCCTGAGCAAAGACAGCGTTGAATATCGCCTGCGCAGAGAGCGGAACAACATCGCCGTGAGGAAGAGCCGCGATAAAGCGCGCCGCCGGATCCAGCTGACCCAGCAGAGGGCGCTGCAGCTACAGGACGAGAATCACAGACTGCAGCTGCACATACAGCGTCTGTCGCACGAGGTGGATGCGCTCAGACACTACctgtcacagcgccacctacaggccaAAGAGCAGGACGGCGGGGGACAGGACAACTGTTGA
- the slc22a17 gene encoding solute carrier family 22 member 17 codes for MTSPSSPLASPTPCPPPPPSLPSSPMPSSPAPSSLPLPPALPPTGEVMILALGRKKQRLFIALSILPNLFLAFLLSSDPLLTLASPFRCRLPGPSPVPQVANASMRAEKGDGGLAQCKQYVFINGTPSGLRDCDAGYDYNVTEGLSNNIVTEWDLVCSRYWLVPVEEVCFILGTLTGCLSLGYTSDRLGRHKSLLVSLTLTVVFGVLVCVSPSPPVFITMRFCLAAASAGVYLTLYITRLELCDPSLRLLATMMSGLTTFAGELLLLAVALGCGSWRGLLGTGAAPLTLFLCYGIPGVFPESPRWLLLSERTGDMNSFSERSERQRDDDSFTELDTESSSSPGRPHLSFPELLHSRNIWKNLCVLGFTSFISHGISHCYSSFRGDVRGITPSFYWTYLLSVCAGGGAWLLLWATVDRCGRRGILLLAMTLTGLASLILLGLMDYLSESAMTVFSIMGLFSSQAAASLSILFTAEVMPTVIRGSGVGAVMALGCVGRLSSPLMDLRNHYGYFLHHVVYSSLALLAVLSILLLPESKRKALPQTLVDGEQYRRPPLARRRRDNVPLLATPNPET; via the exons ATGACATCACCCTCGTCCCCGCTGGCCTCTCCGACTCCCtgtcctcctccccctccctccctcccgtCCTCCCCCATGCCCTCCTCTCCCGCCCCGTCCTCCCTCCCCCTGCCGCCCGCCCTGCCGCCCACCGGAGAGGTCATGATTCTGGCTCTGGGCCGGAAGAAGCAGAGGCTCTTCATCGCCCTCTCCATACTGCCCAACCTCTTCCTGGCGTTCCTGCTGTCCTCCGACCCGCTCCTGACCCTGGCCTCACCCTTCCGCTGTCGTCTCCCGGGACCCTCGCCCGTTCCTCAGGTGGCGAACGCCTCCATGCGCGCGGAGAAAGGAGACGGAGGTCTGGCTCAGTGCAAGCAGTACGTGTTCATCAACGGCACGCCGTCGGGTCTGAGGGACTGTGATGCTGGGTACGACTACAACGTCACCGAAGGACTGAGCAATAACATCGTCACAGAG TGGGATCTGGTGTGTTCGCGGTACTGGCTGGTTCCAGTAGAGGAGGTGTGCTTCATTCTGGGGACCCTCACGGGCTGTCTGAGTTTGGGTTACACGTCTGACCG GCTGGGCAGGCACAAGtcgctgctggtgtctctgacCCTGACGGTGGTGTTTGGAGTGCTGGTGTGTGTCTCGCCCTCACCGCCGGTCTTCATCACCATGCGGTTCTGTCTCGCTGCTGCGAGCGCTGGCGTCTACCTCACGCTCTACATCACAC GTCTGGAACTCTGCGACCCTTCCCTGCGGCTGCTGGCGACGATGATGTCCGGACTGACCACGTTTGCGGGCGAGCTCCTCCTGCTGGCTGTGGCCCTCGGCTGTGGCTCCTGGAGGGGCCTGTTGGGAACCGGAGCGGCTCCTCTGACCTTGTTCCTGTGCTACGG GATCCCAGGGGTGTTTCCAGAATCGCCGCGTTGGCTTCTGCTTTCCGAGAGGACGGGAGACATGAATTCCTTCAGTGAACGGAGCGAGCGCCAGAGAGATGACGACAGCTTCACAG AGCTGGACACCGAGTCGTCCTCATCTCCTGGACGTCCTCATCTGTCTTTCCCAGAGCTGCTGCACAGCAGAAACATCTGGAAAAACCTGTGTGTGCTGGGATTCACTTC GTTCATCTCTCATGGCATCAGTCACTGCTACAGCTCCTTCAGAGGTGACGTCAGAGGAATCACCCCCAGTTTCTATTGGACGTACCTGCTGTCTGTATGTGCTGGGGGCGGAGCCTGGCTGCTGCTCTGGGCAACAGTGGACCGGTGTGGTCGCCGTGGAATTCTTCTTCTAGCCATGACCTTGACCGGACTGGCTTCCCTAATCCTGCTCGGACTCATGGACT ATCTGAGTGAGTCAGCCATGACCGTGTTCTCCATAATGGGCCTGTTCTCGTCCCAAGCGGCCGCCTCCCTCTCCATTCTGTTTACCGCTGAAGTCATGCCCACCGTCATCAG AGGAAGTGGGGTGGGAGCCGTCATGGCGCTGGGTTGCGTGGGCCGCCTCAGTTCTCCTCTCATGGATCTGCGGAATCACTACGGCTACTTTCTGCACCATGTGGTCTACTCCTCTTTGGCCCTGCTAGCGGTTCTCTCCATCCTGCTTCTCCCGGAGAGCAAACGCAAAGCCCTTCCACAGACGCTGGTGGATGGAGAACAGTACCGGCGTCCTCCGCTCGCCCGACGGAGGAGGGATAACGTTCCTCTTCTCGCTACTCCCAACCCAGAGACCTAG